In one window of Thermus aquaticus DNA:
- a CDS encoding alcohol dehydrogenase family protein — MKAVVYRGPFQVAVEEVPEPRLEADTDAILEVELAAICGSDLHIYHGKIAGVLPGTILGHEFVGRIVEKGPLVPFALGERVVGSFQVACGDCPACRKGQFFACLRGGVYGFGLALGNLQGAQAEQVRVPFARYSLFPIGDLPAEEAILAGDILTTAYGGVRPFLAPGMSVAVVGSGPVGLLAQMVAHALGAGPVFAIDPEASRLEKARELGSLPINPQAEDPIGRVRQATEGLGADLVVEAVGGEGEALKTALKLAAPGGVVSSLGVPTAEKLDYPWLPAFSRGITLRSALANIPRYIAEVLALQRVGRLKGRFVFSHRLPLAEAAEGYRLFHERKATKVALVP; from the coding sequence ATGAAGGCGGTGGTCTACCGCGGCCCCTTCCAGGTGGCCGTGGAGGAAGTCCCGGAACCCCGGCTGGAGGCGGACACGGACGCCATCCTCGAGGTGGAGCTCGCCGCCATCTGCGGCTCCGACCTCCACATCTACCACGGCAAGATCGCCGGGGTCCTCCCCGGCACCATCCTGGGCCACGAGTTCGTGGGGCGCATCGTGGAGAAGGGGCCCCTGGTCCCCTTCGCCTTGGGGGAGCGGGTGGTGGGGAGCTTCCAGGTGGCCTGCGGGGACTGCCCCGCCTGCCGCAAGGGCCAGTTCTTCGCCTGCTTGCGGGGCGGGGTCTACGGCTTCGGCCTGGCCCTGGGCAACCTGCAAGGGGCCCAGGCCGAGCAGGTGCGGGTGCCCTTCGCCCGCTATAGCCTCTTCCCCATCGGGGACCTCCCCGCCGAGGAGGCCATTCTGGCGGGGGACATCCTCACCACCGCCTACGGGGGGGTTAGGCCCTTCCTGGCCCCGGGGATGAGCGTGGCCGTGGTGGGTTCAGGCCCCGTGGGCCTTCTCGCCCAGATGGTGGCCCACGCCTTGGGAGCGGGCCCGGTCTTCGCCATAGACCCGGAAGCCTCACGTCTGGAAAAGGCCCGGGAGCTGGGAAGCCTCCCCATCAACCCCCAGGCCGAGGACCCCATCGGCCGGGTCCGCCAAGCCACCGAGGGCTTGGGGGCGGACCTGGTGGTGGAGGCCGTGGGCGGGGAGGGGGAGGCCCTGAAGACCGCCCTGAAGCTGGCCGCCCCGGGCGGGGTGGTCTCCAGCCTAGGGGTGCCCACGGCGGAAAAACTGGACTACCCTTGGCTTCCCGCCTTCAGCCGGGGCATCACCTTAAGGAGCGCCCTGGCCAACATCCCCCGCTACATCGCCGAGGTGCTGGCCCTGCAACGGGTAGGCCGGCTGAAGGGGCGCTTCGTCTTCAGCCACCGCCTGCCCCTGGCGGAGGCGGCCGAGGGGTACCGCCTCTTCCACGAGCGCAAAGCCACCAAGGTGGCCCTGGTGCCTTAA
- a CDS encoding SCP2 sterol-binding domain-containing protein, translated as MELFGEAWAQAYCQKLNESEAYRKAASTWEGSLALALRPDPKAGFPRGVAVVLDLWHGACRGVKVVEGGAEADFVIEADLATWQEVLEGRLEPLTALMRGLLELKKGTIAALAPYAQAAQELVKVAREVA; from the coding sequence GTGGAACTTTTCGGGGAAGCGTGGGCCCAGGCCTACTGCCAGAAGCTAAACGAGAGCGAGGCCTACAGGAAGGCGGCCAGCACCTGGGAGGGCTCCTTGGCCCTGGCCTTGCGCCCCGACCCCAAGGCGGGGTTCCCCCGGGGGGTGGCCGTGGTCCTGGACCTCTGGCACGGGGCCTGCCGGGGGGTGAAGGTGGTGGAGGGGGGAGCCGAGGCCGACTTCGTCATTGAGGCGGACCTCGCCACCTGGCAGGAGGTCCTGGAGGGCCGCCTGGAGCCCCTCACCGCCCTGATGCGGGGCCTTTTGGAGCTGAAGAAGGGCACCATCGCCGCCCTGGCCCCCTACGCCCAGGCGGCCCAGGAGCTGGTCAAGGTGGCCCGGGAGGTGGCATGA